GGTTTCTCTCTGATGAAGATCCAGTTTCCGTCTTGCATGTTGCAATGGTTTGGATTTGTTTCAGATGAAAAAGGAAATAGCATGGAGGAATAATGACCTTCCATTCTTGGGGGAACCTAAGTAAAGCTCTTTTCCCGGGGGACGGATGGAATTTCCCCTTCGCTGCACTCTGCACAAGGCTACATCGATTATTTGTGTACGACATCACTCGGCCCTGCCGGGCAGGAAGTCAATTAGACAGCACTGTCCTTTGAGAATAGTGAGAGCTATTACTGTCATATGAgctataataattattatattgGGCTGATTTCATTGCTTGACTTCTGTGACTTTTGGGTAATTCGATTTCTAAGGATGGAATAAGTAGGCTCAATGCAGAAATTTTGTCTTGAATAGTcttaacattttaaattaaaatctaTTCAGTTTTTAAATTGCCAATGGGATTAAATAATTTATCTTGTCCGCAAAACAactcaatttgtttcaagaatttgttTCAATCCAGTGATATTATCTTTGACTAAGTGCATTGACCTGCcttatttcaaaatgtttggGTTTGGAagtaaaaatgagcaaaaaggCAATGAAAAATAGGTCACAAATAATgagttatatatatttttttctaatgtGTGAGGTCATCTTTATTCTAAAAGAGATGACTGTCACACTTATACCCTTGGTTGCAAAACTATTTCAAGTCCcaaaatgttttggttttgtacattttaattCAATCCTTATACTTCAAGCATTAGTCATCCATGTAAGCCACATTATTCCACATTAAAAAAGCAGTGTTTGAAAAAATGCTTTGACTGCATTGCTTTGACATCATGTATCTTATTTGAAACAATTATAGTGAATTTAGTGAAATATATCAAACAAACTTAGAGGAACTTAGGTTAGTTTTGCAGCAAAAGGTGTTGCAACGATCTTTATTAGAATACATTTTATCACACAGGGCACTGTGTGGAGGGAACTGTAAAATCCAAAGCCCTGCTTTAGTTTAGGCTGGGTAGGCCCACCCAGCCTTCCTCAACAGCTGGGGAAAAAAGTTTGTATGAGATAAATTCAATTTTGTATGAATATTTTTTATCTTACTCTACCTTTTATATCTATAATGCAATCATTTGGTTGTATGGTGTAAAGAATAAGGCCAATTCCTGATTCAtcaaaaaaatcacaacactCTTAACACATTGTTgaaagaaagagacggaggaaCAATGCTGTAATGTGTGTCAAAACATGACATGGCAAGACGTGAAAACCATGGCTGGACGTGGGAATTGATCTTACAACCCTATGTAACCATTAAAGTTAACTAAGAACACAACATTTTACATCATTGTATTGGTGTAGTAGGTGCAGGGGGAGGGAAAGTCTCACACAAAGCTGGAGCTAGGAGCTGCCCAATACAACCACAACCACTCTTTTCTGTGCTACTGGATTAAATGTTGATTCAGTGCTTTAATCAAGGGCACCTCCACAGTAGTTATTGAGGGAGAGTGATTCTTTTTCCACTTTCCCTTCCCACACTAGGAACTCCCAGACTCAGGGATTTGAGCTTGTGATCTTTAGGGTTCTCTAACTATGTGGCTACCATCACACCCAACCAACAGTGACTGGATCATGgactttatttacaaaaataggCATTTTGAACTCTCAGTTAAATGAATTCCCTTGCTTGCTTTAGTAGAAGTATCACATCCTGATACATGGGTTTGTttactgtgtttgtctgtttcttgCAATGCTTTTTTAACTGAAGCCAGTGTACATGTAAATACCATCACACACTAACCAATGTTCAAGATTGTCTATTTAAAGATTGTAAATGTTCTTATTTTCAATGATTTGGGCTTCCACACAATATAATACATGCCAGCAAGCAATGTTGTGCTTTTGAAAAACAAGATCAAAGGTACATTGTACATTCTACGTTCTGTGCTTTATTTCAGCCTTTCCAAAATAATGGGCAGATCTCTGGGATGAATGGAAAAACAGATGGCTCTGTAGCAGAAGTTAATGGTCACTGTGAAGATGAAGTTGTTGCAGAGGGTAGGTACTCACAGttgtgatttattatttatcataTAGAATTTCATGCTCTCATCTTCTTGATCATCATCTTGTATTTTCATCCCTTGCAATCCATTCAATATGGAATTTAAGAATGAttcaatatttgttttcttttctcagtCTGTGACACAAGTTCAGCCATGGTTTCTCCAGAAGATGTTCTAGAAGCAGAAGAGCCACTTAAAGATGAGGAAACACCATTAGAAAATGTTGAGATAAATGAGAAGGAATCACCTGATGCTGATGAAGCAGCACCACCAGATATGAATGAAACGGAGGCAAAGCTGAATGAAATCAATGAAGGTTTTAAGAGATTTTTTAGTAACATTGGTTTGAAATTGACGGTTAAGAAAGGCTCAGGTGAAAAAGATGAAATAGCATCAGATGTGCCCATTGAGACCAATAAGGGAGAGCCAAGCAGCCCAGATGATGTCAAAGCCACCACTAAGGAAACCACAAGTGATAATGCTGAACAGAATATTGATCTGAACATGGCACAAGAGACTGATAATGACTCAACAACTTGCCCTACACTGACAGACATGACATCAGGAGACATTCAGGAGaatgcagaggaaaaaaacacagaaacaacagaggCCAAAGAGGAAACTACATCCGCTAAAGTTGTAGAGGCACTAACAACCTCAATATCTTTAGGTGAAGAGGAAAAGACACTCAGCAAGGAGACCACGCCTGAAAAAGAATCGGACGCCACATCACCTAGTCCTAATCCAGAAGAGGTCATTTCTCCCATTAAAAGGTTTTTTACAACAGGAATCTTTTCTGGTTTacggaagaagaagaagcctgcAGAAGAGGAAAAAGCCACAGAGGAGACAATTGGGAAAGAACTGGTAGACATGAGGAAACAGGAAGCTGTAGCAAAGATGGAAGAAAGTGGGCAAGACCAACAGCAGGTAGAAGAGATTAGTCTAGGTGTTGAGACAGCTGAGGTTGCGCTGGAccataaagaaaacaaacttaAAGAGGAGATCCTGCCTGCAACATCAGACACAACTTCGACAACTGATGCTCCTGAAATTGCCCTTGGAAGAAAATCACCTCCCGGAGAACCATCAACGGTTATTGTCAGTGAACCTGAAATTCTGAGTTCTCAAGAGAAGGTCAAAGTTCAAGGTAGTCCTCTAAAAAGGCTGCTGTCTGGGTCCAGTTTAAAGAAACTCTCCATAaagcagagaggcaggaaaTCAAGTGACTCAAAGCTGACTGACTCTGGTGAGCACGTTTCCGATCACCTCCTGTCATCTACTGAGTCAGCAGAGtatcagagagaagagagtccTGTACGATCCCCTGGAGAAgtagcaggaggagaggaggatggtaCCTGGGCTTCCTTCAAAAAACTTGTGACTCCGAAAAAGCGCGTAAAGAGGTCCTCCCTGAGCAGTGAAGAGGCAGGAATCTCAGGCTCATTAGAGGAGCCAAAGCCAAGTGAAGGTGAACAATTATCAGATCTCAGCACAGAAGAGACGAGGAAAAGAAAGGATTCATCTGTTTCATGGGATGCCTTTTTGTGTGGAtcaggaaagagaaggagcCGAAAAACCTCTGACTCTGAGGACGAAACACCCCGAATTGAGGGAGATAACAGGACAGATGGTGAATCTAGACATGGTGCAGAGTCACCGCTAGAAATCTCTAATGAGGGAGATGAGCTTTTAGCTTCTTCTACTGAGCAAGCAGGAAGTCCTTCAGAGGGTGATGGAGGGTCGACATGGAAATCACTTAAAAGACTTGTCACCCCAAAAAGGAAAGCCAAAGATGAGGAGGAAAGCAAAGATAATATACCATCTGATAGTGAAATGAATAAAGATGAGTCCTCCTTTTCAATAAAGAAACTCCTCCCAGGACGAAAAAAGAGGAAGTCTGCTGAAAAGCAAGAGCAGATATCTTCAGATGAGGCTGATAAGGAAGTAGGATCAGATGATGAAGACTCTGAGACACCAGCTGTAGTTCCCTTGTCTGAGTTTGATACATTTGAGAAAGAGGATCAAGTACAAACACAGGCAGTCATAGAAAGCCATATGCCCAAAGCAGTAGACCTTGAACCCCAACAAGACCTATCTGGTCAGATGACTGAACCAGTCCTCCCTAGTGATAGTCTGCATACTGAACCCACGAGAGTCCAAGACAATGATAATGCTTTAGAAAATCAGGCATCTACAATTCCTGCTTCAAATGAAGAACTTGATGACCTAACAGAATGCATCAGTAAACATCAACAACTCAGTGACATCCCAGAGGAGGGTATAATTGAGGAGAGCATGGCTACTCCAGCTTCAGTCACCGAGGAGGTAGCTAGAGATGACACTATAGCGGAGGATCTGATAGAGTTGACATCTGAGGCTATTACTGCGCCAGagcctatagatatcacacttgCAGATGAAACTGAAATGGTCTCTGCAGTTTCCCAGTTGACAGAGTCTTCAAAAACATCTGGCAACACAACACCAGTCCCAGCAGACTACGATGTCAAGGAAACAGAGGCCCTCCTGCATCAGGTTGTTGAAACCATCTCCATAACCCCAAATGCAGTCCCAGTATGTTTAAATGAGCTAAACCCAGAAAGAATAGTTGGCTCTATCTCTCATCAAATACTCGCCACATCTGTACAACAAGAAGCAACAATTCTGGAAATACACCAAACATCAGATGTAACTAGTATATGCATAGGTCTCAATGCTGAAGAGTTTGATGCAATTAATGAACTTGCTGCATCAGCTCAGACAGAGTGTGTATCTGAAGTCACTGAGGCTATTTCTACAGAGGTTGTATCTGAGGTTACTACTGAGGAGTTTGACACTGCTGAAATTGCTGTAGATGAAGTAAATCAGGCCCATGTTTCACAGGCACAAAAAAGCGtaaatgaatttgaaaatacTGATGAGAGACAACCTCTGGTGGAGTGCATGTCTGAAGTGAACGAAGCTGTGTCCACAGAGCTATTGCCTGAGGATGAAAAAATTAACACAGCTGAAGTTTCCATAGATGGGGCCAATCAAGCTGAAATACAACCCACTGAAATGGAACCCCATGAAGCAGATTCAACTGCTGCTGTAATAGATGAAATTGAGAATGAAGATGTGGTACAGACAGATCAAGCTCCATTGGAAAAAGACTATCAGGTCATAGAGTATGCCATTGATCAAGTTCAAGTTGAGGATCAAGACCAAATACCTGAAGTGGTGGAGGAATTACAAGCATTAACAGCCATtgatcaagttcaagttcaggaTCAAGACCAAATGCCTGAAGTGGTGGAGGAATTACAAGCAGTAACAGCCACTGATCAAGTTCAAGTTGAGGATCAAGACCAAATACCTGAATTGGTGGAGGAATTACAAGCATTAACAGCCGTTGATCAAGTTCAAGTTGAGGATCAAGACCAAATACCTGTAGTGGTGGAGAAAATACAAGCATTAACAGCCATTGATCAAGTTCAAGTTGAGGATCAAGACCAAATACCTGTAGTGGTGGAGGAAATACAAGCATTAACAGCCATTGATCAAGTTCAAGTTGAAGATCAAGACCAAATACTTGTAGTGGTGGAGGAATTACAAGCATTAACAGCCATTGATCAAGTTCAAGTTGAGGATCAAGACCAAATACCTGAAGTGTTTGAGGAATTACAAGCATTAACAGCAGCCACTTTAAATTCAGAGGAGGGTAGTGCTCAAGTACTTGAAAAGCAAGTAATATCGGAGGACATCCCAGCAGCAGAAACCATTACAGATGAACCCAAACAGGTGGTGCATCTCATTGAAGTAAATGTTGACCTAGAAAAAGAAGATGAACTCCCAAGTATTACAATGGATGCTGCTAAAGTTGAGCATGTTCCTGAACTAGAAGTATTAGCATATGTTGTAAAACATGTCATAGATGAAGGGGAGGGTAGTGCTCACGAACTTGAAAGGCAAATGTTATTAGAAGACATTCCCAAACCAGAAACTGACAACGCCATTACCTCAGTTACAGATGAAATTGAGGGTGAAGCTGTGGTACAACTAGTTCAAGCTCTAGAGATAAAAGAGGATCAGATCATAGAAAACACCACTGATGATGTCCCACAAGATGTTCAAGTTGAGGATGAAGACCACATCCTTGAAGTGGTAGATGAGTTACAAACATTAACAGCTGTTCACATAGCCTCTGTTAATCCTGAGGAAAGTAGTGTTCAGGTCCTCGAAAAGCAAGTTATATCTGAGGACATCCCAGCACCTTGTGCAGATAATGACTTTGCCTCAGTTACAGATGAGCCCATACAAGAAGTGCATCTCACTGACATCAATgttgagggagaaaaagaaggtGAACTTCCAGTTGTTAAGATGGAGGCTGTTGTAGTTGAGCATGCCCCAGTGATGCAAGTAATCACAAGTAATCTAACAGATGTAATAGTGTCAATACCTGATACTGCCATGGTGAAAACATCGGACATTCAAGAATCTTTGATAGACATAGTGGCAAATGAAGTAGAGTCCAAGGAGGCAATTGAGTCTATGATGACTGTAACACCAATTATTAATGATGATATAATTGAGACAGCAGAAGAAAGCAATGTGGTTGTGATGATGCATGTGCCATCACTACAGATTGAGGATAATCATAGAATTCAAGTGCAAGCGGTCAATGTTGATTTACCGTCAGCTGAGACAACTGTTGAGACAATGCTTGAAGTGGGAGTATCAGAAGCCAAAGACGTCATAGTTTGTCAGGAAATCGATAATAAGGTAGAGAATCTCTCTGCCGCTCTGGAGATTGAAAAGGAAATAATCAATGAGGCAAATAAGGTTATTACTCAGGACGTTACTCAACATGTAATGGAGAACTTACCAGAAGCATTACCTGAATCGGTGGTTGTTCAATCTTGTATGCAGAATGAATTTGTCATCCTGGAAGAAGTTGTAGAACTGCCAATTGCTGTACCAGAAGCAAGTAAGATGGCTGAAAGTGAATTGGGTGAAGTAGGAGATCAAAAAGTGACAGAGGATAGCACTGGGACATTTAGTGAAAGACAAGCAGAAGGGCCTGCTGTCACCAGTGTTAACTCTGCCACTGCAAATGAACAGGAAGTGTCTGAAGATCACATGCACCCACCTCACATTCCAGGGAGTTTAGATGTCTCTATCCATGGTCTCAAAGAGGATTTGGAGGAAACTAAAGTTGAACAGGAAGCATCTGAAGATCACATGAACACACCATCTCTTCCAGGGAGTTTAGATGTCTCTATCCATGGTCTTAAAGAGGATTTGGAGGAAACTAAAGTTGAACAGGAAGCATCTGAAGATCACATGAACACACCACCTCTTCCAGGGAGTTTAGATGTCTCTATCCATGGTCTCAAAGAGGATTTGGTGGAAACTAAAGttgaactgaaaaaaacagatgtagGTATCATAGCAGAAAATGCAACATGTTCATCAGAGGAATTAGTTGTGAAGAAACTGACAGAAGACATAATGGACACACAAAGACCACAAACTGTCTCTTCGCTGATGGTTACACCCAGTAACACTGGACTAGTAGTACCTCAAAACACTGGATTAATTACATCAGTAGGTAATGTGGAATCCCCCTCAAGCCTTTCTTTAGAATTCAAACTTAATATACAGTTTGGGCAGGTAAAGGCTCCAGCTTCCCCACCGCCTATAATAGAGACAACCGAAACCCTGAAACAGATAGATGTGTCTGAGGTTGGGGTTCAGGTAACAGAAGCAGTAGAGCCTGCAAAAGAAATCGAAGCAGCAGAAAAAGCTGACAGCCAGAAACAGAAAGAACTATCTGAGGTTGCTGTTCAGGCAGAAATCACAGAACCAGCAACACAATTAGATTCAACAGAGAGAGCCGTGATCCTGAATAAACCAGTGCTGTTTGAAGTTGGCATCCAAGCAGTGCAAATGGCAGAACCAGTAGAGCAAATCACGTCAATAGAGACAGAGATCCCCAGTCAGGCAGAGTTGTCTGAAGTCAGTGTCCAGGCAACAGAAACAATACAATCAGTAAGCCAAATAGAGACAACAAAAAGAGCtgtgtcagccagtcagccagtaatCTCTGCAATTTGTGTCCAAGAAACAAAAGCAGTAGAACCAGTTCAACAAATAGAGGAGGAACATGACCAGGATGTGTGGCTGGATGCTGAGGAAAATATCAACACTCAAGAAGGGACAGGGAAGTACCCTCTTGAAGCTGTGGCATCTCTAGAAAGTCAGACAGAAAATTACCTagcagaaaaagaaacacttGACCATAAGTGTGAGATGGTTCAACATTCCCACATTGGGGAAGGAGAGAGTCAACAAGAAATGCCCAAAACAGGAGGCACATGTGTACTTGAGAGTGAAGGTGAAGATTTTGCTACTGCACTTGAGCATCCCGAAACTGCAACTGCAAATGTTACTACGATGCAATGGGATTAATTCTGTTCAACTTCAATGTCAGCAACTGGTAAGCCTCTCCACTGAATCTTGTTAGTGTCAAAGGAACACACaatttttgggagattggctcGTTGATCAATATCCAAGGGAATTAATGTATTGTtacactttttttatttctaggTTGGACAATCAAAAAGAGGGCCATTCAAGCTTCTGGAAGAGTTTAAAAGGCCATCATAGAGAAGGATAAGCTACAATAGAGGACAACTAGAGGAAGCAGCATTTTTCTGCTGTTATTTGCCATTATGTTCAACcaaaagtattaaaataatcaaaagtatttttttatttgtaagatTATTCCTATGCATATGATTTCAAAACATGAGATTCATGAGTGGGACCTAGCAGGAGAAGCACCAATCAGAAAAGTGCTTATCTTCTCAGGGGGGCATAAAGTATGCGATTTCAGAGGTGTGACACTGAACTACACCATCCACCATCAATACATTTACCCACTGTTGTTTGCTATGCAGCGTAATTTTGATTAGTAATCATATCAGTTTCACTGTATGTACTACCTATGTCTCTTCAATCATAATTCATGTTTCCTTGAAATtatctctgtctcattctctctcctttaaGGTAATGTATGTACAGGTATTAGTTATTTCTAGATTAAGACAATTTGTTATCCACTCTGGCCTTTTTATGGAAAAAATGTTTCAGATACATTGTGTAAGTGTTCTCAAATCATAACTGTAATTCATATTAACATAAAATATGTGACGCTGGTACAGCACATCATTGAAGATGTAATGTTAATTGCTGTTTATTTGACATTTCTCTGCTGacaaaa
The nucleotide sequence above comes from Centroberyx gerrardi isolate f3 chromosome 17, fCenGer3.hap1.cur.20231027, whole genome shotgun sequence. Encoded proteins:
- the akap12a gene encoding uncharacterized protein akap12a, with the protein product MGDTQSAQREGKEAAVAEEESSQVDDVQIEQIIEDIEDKPFQNNGQISGMNGKTDGSVAEVNGHCEDEVVAEVCDTSSAMVSPEDVLEAEEPLKDEETPLENVEINEKESPDADEAAPPDMNETEAKLNEINEGFKRFFSNIGLKLTVKKGSGEKDEIASDVPIETNKGEPSSPDDVKATTKETTSDNAEQNIDLNMAQETDNDSTTCPTLTDMTSGDIQENAEEKNTETTEAKEETTSAKVVEALTTSISLGEEEKTLSKETTPEKESDATSPSPNPEEVISPIKRFFTTGIFSGLRKKKKPAEEEKATEETIGKELVDMRKQEAVAKMEESGQDQQQVEEISLGVETAEVALDHKENKLKEEILPATSDTTSTTDAPEIALGRKSPPGEPSTVIVSEPEILSSQEKVKVQGSPLKRLLSGSSLKKLSIKQRGRKSSDSKLTDSGEHVSDHLLSSTESAEYQREESPVRSPGEVAGGEEDGTWASFKKLVTPKKRVKRSSLSSEEAGISGSLEEPKPKETRKRKDSSVSWDAFLCGSGKRRSRKTSDSEDETPRIEGDNRTDGESRHGAESPLEISNEGDELLASSTEQAGSPSEGDGGSTWKSLKRLVTPKRKAKDEEESKDNIPSDSEMNKDESSFSIKKLLPGRKKRKSAEKQEQISSDEADKEVGSDDEDSETPAVVPLSEFDTFEKEDQFPS